In the genome of Taeniopygia guttata chromosome 26, bTaeGut7.mat, whole genome shotgun sequence, one region contains:
- the ADIPOR1 gene encoding adiponectin receptor protein 1 isoform X1 yields the protein MASRKAPAGAGSGLVAAGRERERERAHLELAELGPLLEEKGDQGATGAASVSPSETPGREGTQSLPQSPRSVFADYPGNLPVIPLIVRGAEDPPCPVAREEEEEVVRVLTLPLQAHHAMEKMEEFVYKVWEGRWRVIPYDVLPDWLKDNDYLLHGHRPPMPSFRACFRSIFRIHTETGNIWTHLLGFVLFLCLGILTMLRPNMYFMAPLQEKVVFGMFFLGAVLCLSFSWLFHTVYCHSEKVSRTFSKLDYSGIALLIMGSFVPWLYYSFYCSPQPRLIYLSIVCVLGISAIIVAQWDRFATPKHRQTRAGVFLGLGLSGVVPTMHFTIAEGFVKATTVGQMGWFFLMAVMYITGAGLYAARIPERFFPGKFDIWFQSHQIFHVLVVAAAFVHFYGVSNLQEFRYGLEGGCTDDSLL from the exons ATGGCGTCCCGCAAGGCCCCCGCCGGGGCGGGCAGCGGGCTTGTGGCCGCCGGCCGagagcgggagcgggagcgggcgCACCTGGAGCTCGCCGAGCTGGGGCCGCTCCTTGAAGAGAAGGGGGACCAAGGAGCCACCGGCGCGGCCAGCGTGAGCCCCTCCGAGACCCCCGGGCGGGAGGGGACCCAGAGCCTGCCTCAGTCTCCTCGCTCCGTCTTCGCGGATTATCCCGGGAATCTGCCCGTTATCCCGTTAATAGTTAGAGGA GCTGAGGACCCGCCATGCCCAGTGGCCcgcgaggaggaggaggaggtggtaCGGGTGCTGACCCTGCCTCTGCAGGCTCACCATGCCATGGAGAAGATGGAAGAGTTTGTGTACAAG GTGTGGGAAGGACGCTGGCGTGTGATCCCGTACGATGTCCTGCCCGACTGGCTCAAAGACAACGATTACCTCCTGCATGGACACCGGCCCCCCATGCCCTCCTTTCGCGCCTGCTTCCGGAGCATTTTCCGAATACATACTGAGACAGGCAACATCTGGACACACCTGCTGG GGTTTGTTCTGTTCCTCTGCCTGGGGATCCTGACCATGCTGCGGCCCAACATGTACTTTATGGCTCCTCTCCAAGAGAAGGTAGTGTTTGGGATGTTCTTCCTGGGAGCAGTGCTGTGCCTCAGCTTCTCCTGGCTTTTCCACACTGTCTACTGTCACTCAGAGAAGGTCTCGCGGACTTTTTCAAA GTTGGATTATTCAGGAATTGCACTGCTGATCATGGGGAGCTTCGTCCCGTGGCTCTACTACTCGTTCTACTGCTCCCCACAGCCAAGACTCATCTACCTCTCCATCGTCTGTGTCTTGGGTATCTCTGCCATCATTGTGGCACAGTGGGACCGATTTGCTACCCCGAAGCACAGGCAGACCAGAGCAG GCGtgttcctggggctgggactgagCGGGGTTGTGCCCACCATGCACTTCACCATTGCCGAGGGCTTTGTGAAGGCCACCACGGTGGGACAGATGGGCTGGTTCTTCCTCATGGCTGTGATGTACATCACGGGCGCTGGGCTCTACGCTGCCCGCATCCCTGAGCGCTTCTTCCCGGGCAAGTTCGACATCTGG TTCCAGTCTCATCAGATCTTCCACGTGCTGGTAGTGGCTGCAGCCTTTGTCCACTTCTATGGGGTGTCTAACCTGCAGGAATTCCGCTACGGCCTGGAAGGGGGGTGCACAGATGACTCTCTCCTCTGA
- the ADIPOR1 gene encoding adiponectin receptor protein 1 isoform X2, with protein MASRKAPAGAGSGLVAAGRERERERAHLELAELGPLLEEKGDQGATGAASAEDPPCPVAREEEEEVVRVLTLPLQAHHAMEKMEEFVYKVWEGRWRVIPYDVLPDWLKDNDYLLHGHRPPMPSFRACFRSIFRIHTETGNIWTHLLGFVLFLCLGILTMLRPNMYFMAPLQEKVVFGMFFLGAVLCLSFSWLFHTVYCHSEKVSRTFSKLDYSGIALLIMGSFVPWLYYSFYCSPQPRLIYLSIVCVLGISAIIVAQWDRFATPKHRQTRAGVFLGLGLSGVVPTMHFTIAEGFVKATTVGQMGWFFLMAVMYITGAGLYAARIPERFFPGKFDIWFQSHQIFHVLVVAAAFVHFYGVSNLQEFRYGLEGGCTDDSLL; from the exons ATGGCGTCCCGCAAGGCCCCCGCCGGGGCGGGCAGCGGGCTTGTGGCCGCCGGCCGagagcgggagcgggagcgggcgCACCTGGAGCTCGCCGAGCTGGGGCCGCTCCTTGAAGAGAAGGGGGACCAAGGAGCCACCGGCGCGGCCAGC GCTGAGGACCCGCCATGCCCAGTGGCCcgcgaggaggaggaggaggtggtaCGGGTGCTGACCCTGCCTCTGCAGGCTCACCATGCCATGGAGAAGATGGAAGAGTTTGTGTACAAG GTGTGGGAAGGACGCTGGCGTGTGATCCCGTACGATGTCCTGCCCGACTGGCTCAAAGACAACGATTACCTCCTGCATGGACACCGGCCCCCCATGCCCTCCTTTCGCGCCTGCTTCCGGAGCATTTTCCGAATACATACTGAGACAGGCAACATCTGGACACACCTGCTGG GGTTTGTTCTGTTCCTCTGCCTGGGGATCCTGACCATGCTGCGGCCCAACATGTACTTTATGGCTCCTCTCCAAGAGAAGGTAGTGTTTGGGATGTTCTTCCTGGGAGCAGTGCTGTGCCTCAGCTTCTCCTGGCTTTTCCACACTGTCTACTGTCACTCAGAGAAGGTCTCGCGGACTTTTTCAAA GTTGGATTATTCAGGAATTGCACTGCTGATCATGGGGAGCTTCGTCCCGTGGCTCTACTACTCGTTCTACTGCTCCCCACAGCCAAGACTCATCTACCTCTCCATCGTCTGTGTCTTGGGTATCTCTGCCATCATTGTGGCACAGTGGGACCGATTTGCTACCCCGAAGCACAGGCAGACCAGAGCAG GCGtgttcctggggctgggactgagCGGGGTTGTGCCCACCATGCACTTCACCATTGCCGAGGGCTTTGTGAAGGCCACCACGGTGGGACAGATGGGCTGGTTCTTCCTCATGGCTGTGATGTACATCACGGGCGCTGGGCTCTACGCTGCCCGCATCCCTGAGCGCTTCTTCCCGGGCAAGTTCGACATCTGG TTCCAGTCTCATCAGATCTTCCACGTGCTGGTAGTGGCTGCAGCCTTTGTCCACTTCTATGGGGTGTCTAACCTGCAGGAATTCCGCTACGGCCTGGAAGGGGGGTGCACAGATGACTCTCTCCTCTGA
- the LOC115498541 gene encoding tetraspanin-18-like, translating into MGVLSCMKYLRFIFNVLVFAGGTCLAGMGVWVAVDPAGFQDIVAARAVLRAGAWLLLVVGIALSLLGFLGCCGALRRSRPLLLLFFILVSLVFLTQLIGAVLFLVHWKQVQPEHFLSELQRNYGGDEGAEVFSTAWNTLMVTFSCCGVLGPEDFGNGSRFQELHPGMPWPRACCARDGLLQAGELLGWEQCQDRSPGYIHEQGCFSTFGKTLQRYISLPGTCSLAVLGIEIFAMFFAFCLYYNFD; encoded by the exons ATGGGTGTCTTGAGCTGCATGAAGTACCTGAGGTTCATCTTCAACGTGCTGGTGTTT GCTGGGGGAACATGCCTGGCAGGCATGGGAGTCTGGGTGGCCGTGGACCCGGCCGGTTTCCAAGACATCGTGGCTGCCAGGGCCGTTCTGAGAGCAGGCGCATGGCTGCTGCTGGTCGTGGGCATcgccctgtccctgctgggcttcctgggctgctgtggggcCCTGCGCCGGAGCCGCCCACTCCTACTGCTG TTCTTCATCCTTGTCAGCCTCGTCTTCCTCACGCAGCTCATTGGGGCCGTTCTCTTCCTGGTGCACTGGAAACAG GTCCAGCCCGAGCACTTCCTGTCTGAGCTGCAGAGAAACTATGGTGGGGACGAGGGTGCTGAGGTTTTCTCCACAGCCTGGAACACCCTCATGGTCACG TTCTCGTGCTGTGGTGTTTTAGGACCCGAAGACTTTGGGAATGGCTCCCGCTTCCAAGAGCTGCACCCAGGCATGCCATGGCCACGAGCATGCTGCGCCCGGGATGGGCTTCTGCAGGCAGGagagctcctgggctgggaACAGTGCCAGGACAGAAGCCCTGGCTACATCCATGAGCAG ggctgctTCTCTACCTTCGGCAAGACCCTGCAGAGGTACATCTCCCTCCCTGGGACCTGCAGCTTAGCTGTGCTAGGCATTGAG ATCTTTGCCATGTTCTTCGCCTTCTGCCTTTACTACAACTTCGACTga